A genome region from Hevea brasiliensis isolate MT/VB/25A 57/8 chromosome 7, ASM3005281v1, whole genome shotgun sequence includes the following:
- the LOC110642790 gene encoding putative serine/threonine-protein kinase: MNSTLQSVLAAAASFFFISAFFAFICLICKSSKNRTRRYNLHHPQHQTLGLNGIRTVPNPHLSSITIDESATFDPSLNRVSMDELKIATKNFSADLIVGDGSFGFVYKASLSDGVTVAIKKLDPNAFQGFREFRAEMETLGKLQHPNIVRILGYCVSGLDRVLIYEFIEKGNLDQWLHYASPGSEQLGNLPLSWETRIKVVKGIANGLAYLHQLETPIIHRDIKASNVLLDSEFEAHIADFGLARAIDGPHSHVSTQVAGTMGYMPPEYKEGVTAATVKADVYSFGILMIEIATGERPNLPMVLDGKEVGLIVWARKMVEQNRHMEMLDSKMAKEGLREERVKEYFGIASMCTNEIMMDRPLASEVVHLLNGLAT; encoded by the coding sequence atgaaCTCTACCCTTCAATCTGTTCTTGCCGCCGCTGCtagtttcttcttcatctctgctTTCTTCGCTTTCATCTGCCTCATCTGCAAATCCTCCAAAAATCGCACGCGTCGCTACAACCTCCACCATCCCCAACACCAAACACTCGGATTGAACGGTATCCGAACTGTGCCCAATCCTCACCTCTCTTCCATAACCATCGATGAAAGTGCCACTTTTGACCCCAGTTTGAACCGGGTCTCCATGGATGAGCTAAAAATCGCTACTAAGAATTTCTCCGCTGACTTGATTGTCGGCGACGGCAGTTTCGGGTTCGTATATAAAGCCAGTCTCTCCGACGGCGTCACCGTGGCCATCAAGAAGCTCGACCCCAACGCCTTTCAAGGTTTTCGGGAGTTCCGAGCAGAGATGGAAACCTTAGGTAAGCTACAACACCCAAATATTGTGAGAATTCTTGGGTACTGCGTGTCCGGGCTCGATAGGGTGTTAATTTACGAGTTCATTGAGAAAGGCAACCTGGACCAATGGCTGCACTACGCGTCGCCGGGAAGCGAACAGTTAGGGAATTTACCGTTATCTTGGGAGACGAGGATTAAGGTAGTGAAAGGCATAGCAAATGGGCTTGCATATCTGCACCAGTTGGAGACTCCAATTATACACAGAGATATCAAGGCCAGTAATGTCTTATTGGACTCGGAATTCGAAGCCCATATTGCCGATTTTGGGTTGGCACGGGCGATCGACGGACCACATTCGCATGTGTCAACGCAGGTGGCCGGAACAATGGGGTACATGCCACCGGAGTACAAAGAGGGAGTGACAGCGGCTACGGTGAAAGCAGATGTTTATAGTTTTGGAATATTAATGATCGAAATCGCGACAGGTGAAAGGCCTAATTTGCCAATGGTTTTAGATGGGAAGGAGGTGGGGTTGATAGTATGGGCAAGGAAAATGGTGGAGCAAAATAGGCATATGGAAATGTTGGATTCAAAAATGGCAAAGGAAGGGTTAAGGGAAGAAAGAGTAAAGGAATACTTTGGAATTGCTTCAATGTGTACTAACGAAATAATGATGGATAGGCCACTTGCGAGTGAGGTTGTTCATTTGTTGAATGGGCTCGCCACATGA
- the LOC110642787 gene encoding histone-lysine N-methyltransferase ASHH1, translating to MLSSGEVIFYLKDQWIEAVPQYEHIQQNDFSYRKHRKQKEEDIAICECKFDASDPESACGERCLNVLTSTECTPGYCPSGVYCKNQRFQKCEYAKTKLFRTEGCGWGLLADEDIKAGRFIVEYCGEVISWKEARRRSQAYENQGLKDAFIISLNSSESIDATKKGSLARFINHSCQPNCETRKWNVLGEIRVGIFAKQDISIGTELAYDYNFEWYGGAKVRCLCGATSCSGFLGAKSRGFQEDTYLWEDDDDRYSVEKIPLYDSAEDEPFSKLLKIANSSNSEYDSGMNVECSEMTNFNAGSEHHVESAALVVKPLDSVSTQGAIMNPVKIEASEEMNLYSQDAQQAFAQKRTMISFIGGNSTCGNYHMGQGPMPKKRSKHYSNVKLKQPPQKQVDAKLVAKLLATKEAQKEVLTYEEVKNDASSQLSSLYNEIRPAIEEHERDNQDSVATSVAEKWIEVCCLKLKAEFDLYSSIIKNVACAPRRGIDRAQPSEVVDNDNEVKYLGF from the exons ATGCTGTCATCTG GAGAGGTTATTTTTTATCTGAAGGATCAGTGGATTGAAGCAGTGCCGCAATATGAGCATATTCAGCAAAATGATTTTTCATATCGAAA AcacagaaagcaaaaagaagaggacatTGCCATCTGCGAATGCAAATTTGATGCCAGTGATCCTGAGAGTGCATGTGGGGAGAGGTGCTTGAATGTTCTAACTAGCACAGAGTGCACCCCTGGTTATTGCCCTTCTGGTGTCTATTGCAAGAATCAG AGATTTCAGAAATGTGAGTATGCTAAGACAAAGTTATTTAGAACTGAAGGCTGTGGGTGGGGTCTCCTTGCTGATGAGGACATAAAG GCTGGACGGTTTATTGTTGAGTACTGTGGAGAAGTAATATCATGGAAAGAAGCAAGGAGAAGATCCCAAGCCTATGAAAATCAAG GTCTAAAAGATGCATTTATCATTTCACTCAACTCCTCTGAATCCATTGATGCCACTAAAAAGGGCAGCTTAGCTAGATTTATTAATCATTCATG CCAGCCTAATTGTGAGACAAGAAAGTGGAATGTTTTGGGGGAAATAAGAGTTGGAATATTTGCAAAACAGGATATTTCAATTGGAACTGAACTGGCATATGATTATAATTTTGAATGGTACGGTGGTGCTAAGGTTCGCTGCCTCTGCGGTGCAACCAGCTGTTCTGGATTTCTGGGAGCAAAATCTCGAGGtttccag GAGGATACTTACCTGTGGGAAGACGATGATGACAG GTATTCCGTTGAAAAAATTCCACTATATGATTCTGCAGAAGATGAGCCTTTCTCTAAGCTCCTAAAAATTGCCAACTCATCCAATTCTGAGTATGATAGTGGCATGAATGTTGAATGTTCTGAAATGACAAATTTTAATGCGGGATCTGAGCACCATGTGGAGTCTGCTGCTCTTGTTGTAAAGCCACTTGATTCAGTTTCAACGCAAGGTGCAATTATGAATCCAGTAAAAATAGAAGCCAGTGAAGAGATGAATTTGTACTCCCAAGATGCTCAACAGGCCTTTGCACAAAAGAGGACAATGATATCCTTCATTGGAGGTAATAGTACATGTGGGAATTATCACATGGGACAAGGCCCTATGCCAAAGAAACGTTCAAAGCATTATTCTAATGTAAAGTTGAAACAACCCCCGCAAAAGCAAGTTGATGCAAAACTTGTTGCCAAACTCTTAGCAACGAAAGAGGCACAAAAGGAAGTGCTCACATATGAG GAAGTGAAGAATGACGCATCCTCCCAGCTTTCTTCCTTATACAATGAAATAAGGCCTGCAATTGAGGAGCATGAGAGGGATAACCAGGATAGTGTAGCTACCAGCGTAGCGGAGAAGTGGATAGAAGTATGCTGCCTAAAATTGAAGGCAGAATTTGATCTTTATTCCTCCATTATCAAAAATGTTGCCTGTGCTCCTCGACGGGGAATTGACCGAGCCCAACCTTCTGAGGTCGTAGACAATGATAACGAGGTGAAGTACCTGGGATTTTGA